GCAGAACCGGCAGACGCAAAGAAAAGGTTCCCTGCCTGAACAATCTTACATTTCGTAATGCTCCCCGCTCCGCCCGCACCGCTTCCCGGCATCAGCGTTGTTTTGCTGTCAGCGCCTATTACGATTGCGTTGTTCTCCCTCACCACAACGATCGAAGTTGCAGAGGCGATCGATGAACCGAGAGAGAAAAAGATAAGTATGCTCACAAGGAGTCGCATGCGACACCACCTGTTTCATGATAAAAGATATGCCTCACGCCTGTCACCTGGGGTGGCTCCCGATGAAGTATCTGACCGTCAATAGCATGGACAATTGAGCGCGGAAAAAGGAAGACAAAGTCGGATTGAGTAATTTGTCCCTTTGGGTTAAACTGGGAACAATCGGTTTAACAATCGTTTGGAGGTATTACCAGTGGCGATCGTTACCACTTCCCCAAAGGTCAGGTCGTGATTCCGAAGAAGGAGGGCCAAGAGACCGGCATGGCATCGGGAGGAAGGTGCTATAAATGGGCCTGATGAAGAGGCGCTCGCTGATTGCGGCAGGTCTCGTAGTCCTCGCTATTCTTGGGTTCTCTTTCCTCTGGCCGACGGATGAAGGCAGGATCAGGAAGCTCTTCAAGGAGGGTGCTGCGGCCATGGAGGCAAAGAACCTTGAAGGGGTTATGGCAAAGGTTTCGTACCGGTATACCGATGATTACGGTATGACCTATCTCTATCTGAAGGAGATGCTGAAGAGGGAGTTCGGCGCCCTGTCCGATATAAAGGTCGAATATGATGCCGTGAGGATAAAAGTCTCCAATAACAGTGCGGTTGCGGAGGTAGATGTAAGGGTCATAGCCACGTCGGGAAAGGAGACGGGATATATCATCGGTGATATCAGAGAGCCTCTCCGCCTGAGATTCACCCTCGAAAAGGAACGGATGAAGTGGCTTATTGTGAAGAGGGAAGGAAAGCACGGCCACGGATATCTTGCTGAACGAGAGTTGCAGCCTGCGCCTTATTGATATTCATGAGGTTCATTCCCGCTTTGACAGCATTTTCAAGCATCCTCTATACTCTGGAGAGAGGCAAAGCATCATCTGAAGGAGGCCACCGTGTGTGAGATACATGCCTTTGTCCTGAAGGAGGGCACTGAAGAACTCTTTCTCGAGAATGTGAACTCCGCGAAGTCAGAAGGAGGAAAGATCCTTCTCAGAAGCCTCTTTGGCGAAGAGAAGGTCTTTGAGGGGACAATCAGGGAAGTGTCCCTCGTGAAGAACAGAATCATACTCGAGAAAAAGGGATAGGCAGTAGCTTATGAGGATAGACCTTAATGTTAGTCAGGCAGACATGGATCGAAGCCCTGTATAAGCGATGAGATTCCGACAATGAGGCACTTTGAGGACCGCACCGAAAGTGACTTCCCGCGTTGAGCACACAACGGCAGTCGGCAACCATCGAGGGTACCGCAATGCACGGCTTCTCACCATGCCTGCCTTCCCGAACAAGATAGTTTTATACAACTGGAAGACACACCGATGACTGAATGGCGCTTTATTGATTCCGGTCCCTCTACCGCCACCATGAATATGGCGGTAGACGAGGCCCTTGCCCGCTTCGTACGTGAGGGCAAGTCGCCTCCTGTCCTCAGGGTCTATGAATGGACAGGGCCCTCGGTGACCATCGGCTGCTTCCAGAAAATGGACTCCATCAACCTCTCCTATTGCGCAGAGACGGAGATACCCATCGTGAGAAGGGTCACGGGCGGCAGGGCGGTACTCCACGACCAAGAGCTCACCTACAGTTTCTCTGCACCCACGGGGAACGGCCCCTTTGCCGACGGCCTCATAAACAGCTACAAGAAAATCAGCCGTGCTTTCTGCCGCGCGATCTCGATGTTCGGTATCTCTCCTGAGGCCAGGACGGTGAGGATTCCTGAGGCCGGTACCGTGCGAAATCCGCTCTGTTTTCACTCCGCGTCCTTTGCCGAGATAACGATCGAGAACAGGAAGATTGTCGGTTCGGCTCAGAAGCGCTGGAGAGACGGTCTCCTCCAGCAGGGGTCAATCCCCTATTCCTTCGATGAAGAGAAGACGAAGAGGGTATTCGATATCAGGGGCCCCGTGAAGCTCGGTGAAAGGATGACCGGGCTAAAAGAGTTGCTTCCAGGCCTTGACATCGGGAGGTTCAGGGAAGCGGTCAAAGTCTCCTTTCAGGAGGTTTTCCAGACAACCCTTGTTCCCTCGTCTCTTTCTCGGGAGGAGCATCTTCTTGCCCGTGAGCTGGAGAATCTGAGATATCTTTCTCAGGCCTGGAATCTTCAGAGGTAGGAGCACCCTCCGGAATCCCGCCCTCCCCCATTTCGATGGAGGTCTTCACGTAATACCAAAAAATGGTTGCAAGTGTGGCAAGTCCTAGATAGCTCTGCGATATATACATGGTGAACTGAAAGAACATCGCAAAGAGCGGTCCTATCAAGGGAACAGACTTCAAAGGATATCCCATGGAAAAGAGCATGAAACTTACGATGATACAGCCGCCGAAGACGATACAATAGAGATAGAATGCTTGTGGGTGCCTATAGAGATACCGGCATGATGTCTGAACGGACTTGACAGGCCCCGTCCTGTCAAGGGCTATGGCTGCCGTGCCATAGAGGGTCACGGCGAAGGCGCCGAGAATCATGATGAGCCAGACTAGGAAGAGGATCGACGAGAAAAAAATTCCAAGGAAGAGGGCAAGGATAGCCTCTCGCTCCCTCGCAAGAGAAACAATGGCAGCTATCAAGCCGCCAAAGAGACCGAGGACAAAGGCCAGCACAATGAACATCAACCCTATAACCGTTGTAAAGCCGACGAGGGGTATGAAGAGCCGCTTTCCCTCGGCAAAGAATGTCTTCATGCTGAACTCTTCGGCACTGCCCTTTATTGACCGGCTGATGACGCCGATTGACCCGCCAAGAACGAATATTCCGAGCGCCAGAACCGCGAAGAGATAGATGAGGATGCTTGCAAGAACAAGGACCACGAGTCCGAAGTATTTTGACAGGAATTCCGACGGCCGGTGAAAGGAGCCGAGTATGCTGCCGAGGCCGGACAGTTCCTTAAGCAGTTCCGTAAGATCGAGGCCGAAGATGATGAAGGCAATCGCGAGAGGAGGTACGACAAGGAT
The Thermodesulfovibrionales bacterium DNA segment above includes these coding regions:
- a CDS encoding CooT family nickel-binding protein; the protein is MCEIHAFVLKEGTEELFLENVNSAKSEGGKILLRSLFGEEKVFEGTIREVSLVKNRIILEKKG
- a CDS encoding biotin/lipoate A/B protein ligase family protein → MTEWRFIDSGPSTATMNMAVDEALARFVREGKSPPVLRVYEWTGPSVTIGCFQKMDSINLSYCAETEIPIVRRVTGGRAVLHDQELTYSFSAPTGNGPFADGLINSYKKISRAFCRAISMFGISPEARTVRIPEAGTVRNPLCFHSASFAEITIENRKIVGSAQKRWRDGLLQQGSIPYSFDEEKTKRVFDIRGPVKLGERMTGLKELLPGLDIGRFREAVKVSFQEVFQTTLVPSSLSREEHLLARELENLRYLSQAWNLQR